The Microcebus murinus isolate Inina chromosome 1, M.murinus_Inina_mat1.0, whole genome shotgun sequence genome includes a region encoding these proteins:
- the NBEAL2 gene encoding neurobeachin-like protein 2 isoform X3, producing MAASERLYELWLLYYAQKDLGYLQQWLKAFVSAFEKTISLSSLEPRRPEESGAEVPVLPLDALHVLAEQLDGADLEQALLLLKLFIILCRNLENVEAGWGQVLVPRVLALLTGLVAELKGQPPPQEGRGTQLENVALHSLLLCEGLFDPYQTWRRQHSGEVISSKEKSKYKFAPAAFPSEFSTFFQESLQDADHLPPVLLLRLIHLFGAVLAGGKENGQMAVSDGSVQGLLGVVRAWGHVPAQDPRLVPLALEALVGAVHVLHASRAPPRGPELRALLEAYFHVLNADWPAGPSSGSEEALVTLRVSMLDAIPMMLACEDRPVLQATFLSNNCFEHLTRLIQNSKVLDQDADAIAVHVVRVLTCIMSGSASAKEVFKERIGYPHLQEVLQSHGPPTHRLLQELLNMAVEGDHSTCPPPPIRNEQPVLVLTQWLPALPTAELRLFLAQRLRWLCDSCPASRATCVQAGLVGCLLETLSMGVSLGARCQEQVLALLQALGRVSLRPLELRRLLRPPPGLDSGPGGAEAGKARHAGAIIRALSGMARHQGPRALRYFDLTPSMAGIMVPPVQRWPGPGFTFHAWLCLHPTDAVLAPAPTRQLQRKQLYSFFTSSGSGFEAFFTAAGTLVVAVCTRKEYLTMSLPEVSFADSAWHCVAVVHVPGRRPFSQNLVYIYKDGHLVKTAPLRCPSLSEPFSSCCIGSAGHRTTTTTTGLPTPPVPAAAAHTHPSLTRSQSVPASTGLGWASGLAAPLQESSISSTLAGTQDTRWGSPTSLEGELGAVAIFHEALQAAAVRSLCALGPNETAPFKPEGELQELGGKLLLHYSPQACKNNICLDLSPSHGLDGRLTGHRVETWDVKDVVSCVGGMGVLLPLLDQVAAQPQEAEAGPAETHDLVGPELTSGHNTQRLLLPLGKSSEERMERNGVAAFLLMLRNFLQGHAVNQDSLVQCQGPAIIGALLRKVPSWAMDMNVLMSAQLLMEQVAAESSRPLLYLLYQHLLFNFHLWAFSDFAVRLGHIQYMSSVAREHRQRLCKKYGVQFILDALRTHYSLQREHPLAADDLRTMQTSLLSLAREFLVRSISADGVQVAQVVLSFLVAPGDDGQVVGALDLLLALLQGSAAQESLAVFLVESGNLEVLLALLVRPRPLPLLHDRVCKILRRLQQNERLPDWGRQRLRLPDYGLQGLVACLPEGTVSPQLCQGLYKLFLGADRPNLSDLLAVVQLSLQADLSVRLDICRQLFHLIYKLSDVVRLLAQQAGWQDVLTRLYVLEATTTTAGSPPPFAPEPPTSPEPALPKPPTESPAEPSDVFLPSGLSCPPEAFYHALSPFCSPFDLGLERASVGSGNSASGGSSSGTLTPASQPGTPSPLDGPRPFPAAQGRHSSSLSNVLEDGSLPEPPVSGDDTSNTSNPQQTSEEELCNLLTNVLFSVTWWGVEGTDEAAWRERGQVFSVLTQLGASATLVRPPDYIKRSLLEMMLESALTDIKGAPVGGLASLTQQALWLLRLLQDFLCAEGHGNQELWSEKLFEGVCSLLDRLGAWPHLANGTADLREMAQIGLRLVLGYILLEDPQLHAQAYVKLHMLLQTTVPPRREEACYVLSKLEAALGRALNTASSKKATEDTAPPHAAAAAAERCSWLVPLVRTLLDRAYGPLGLQWGLPSLPPTNGSPTFFEDFQAFCVTPEWRHFIDKQVQPTMSQFEMDTYAKSHDLMSGFWNACYDMLMSSGQQRQRDRAYSRRAFQELVLEPAQRSARQEGLRYSVVLKQQAAQQSTALLHWGALWRQLSSPCGAWALRDPPTPHWKLSSAETYSRMRLKLVPNHRFDPHLEASALRDNLGEVPLTPSEEASLPLAVTKEAKVSTPPEELQEDQLGEDELAALETVMEAAELDEQHEKLVLSAECQLVTVVAVVPGLLEITTQHISFYDGSPERVETEEGLGHDFRRPLAQLREVHLRRFNLRRSALELFFIDQANYFLNFPCKGAGTPASSPCQAPRLQPCPVPHHTQVRNQVYSWLRRLRPPTQGYLSSRSPQEMLRASGLTQKWVQREISNFEYLMQLNTIAGRTYNDLSQYPVFPWVLQDYVSPTLDLSNPAVFRDLSKPIGVVNPKHAHLVREKYESFEDPAGTIDKFHYGTHYSNAAGVMHYLIRVEPFTSLHIQLQSGRFDCSDRQFHSVAAAWQARLESPADVKELIPEFFYFPDFLENQNGFDLGCLQLTNEKVGDVVLPPWASSPEDFIQQHRQALESEYVSAHLHEWIDLIFGYKQRGPAAEEALNVFYYCTYEGAVDLDHVTDERERKALEGIISNFGQTPCQLLKEPHPTRLSAEEAAHRLARLDTNSPSIFQHLDQLKAFFAEVVSDGVPLVLALVPHRQPHSFITQGSPDLLVTVSASGLLGTHSWLPYDRNISNYFTFSKDPTMGSPKAQRLLSGPWVPGSGVSGQALAVAPDGKLLFSGGHWDGSLRVTALPRGKLLNQLSHHLDVVTCLALDTCGIYLISGSRDTTCMVWRLLQQGGLSVGLAPKPVQVLYGHEAAVSCVAISTELDMAVSGSENGTVIIHTVRRGQFVAALQPPLVTLPGPVSHLALGSEGQIVVQSSAWERPGAQVTYSLHLYSVNGRLRASLPLAEQPTALAVTEDFVLLGTAQCALHILHLNKLLPAAPPLHMKVPIRSVAVTKERSHVLVGLEDGKLIVVGAGQPSEVRSSQFARKLWRSSRRISQVSSGETEYNPGEAR from the exons AAGGACCTGGGCTACCTGCAGCAGTGGCTGAAGGCCTTTGTAAGTGCCTTCGAGAAGACCATCTCACTGTCCTCCCTAGAGCCACGAAG GCCAGAGGAGTCAGGTGCGGAGGTACCAGTGCTGCCACTGGATGCACTGCATGTCCTGGCAGAGCAGCTGGACGGGGCAGACCTGGAGCAAGCCCTGCTGCTGCTCAAGCTCTTCATCATTCTCTGCAG GAACCTGGAGAATGTAGAAGCAGGCTGGGGCCAAGTGCTAGTGCCCCGGGTGCTGGCACTGCTGACTGGGTTGGTGGCCGAG CTGAAAGGACAGCCACCACCACAGGAGGGCCGTGGAACCCAGCTGGAGAATGTGGCCCTACATTCCCTACTCCTCTGTGAGGGCCTCTTTGACCCCTACCAGACCTGGCGGCGCCAGCACAGTGG GGAAGTCATCAGCTCCAAGGAGAAGAGCAAATACAAGTTCGCTCCTGCTGCTTTTCCCAGTGAATTCAGCACCTTCTTCCAAG AGAGCCTGCAGGATGCAGATCACTTGCCTCCCGTGCTGCTGTTGCGTCTCATCCACCTCTTTGGCGCGGTCCTTGCAGGGGGAAAG GAGAACGGGCAGATGGCTGTGAGCGATGGCTCTGTGCAGGGCCTGCTGGGTGTGGTGCGGGCCTGGGGCCACGTGCCAGCCCAGGACCCCCGCCTGGTGCCGCTGGCGCTGGAGGCGCTCGTGGGTGCAGTGCATGTCCTGCATGCCAGCCGTGCGCCCCCCCGGGGGCCAGAGCTTCGGGCCCTGCTTGAGGCCTACTTCCATGTCCTTAATGCCGACTGGCCCGCTGGTCCGAGCTCAGGCTCTGAAGAGGCCCTCGTGACTCTGCGGGTCAGCATGCTAG ACGCCATCCCCATGATGCTGGCATGTGAGGACCGGCCCGTGCTGCAGGCCACCTTCCTCAGCAACAATTGCTTCGAACACCTCACTCGCCTCATTCAGAACAGCAAG GTTCTGGACCAAGACGCAGATGCCATTGCAGTCCACGTAGTGCGGGTGCTGACCTGCATCATGAGCGGCTCCGCGTCAGCCAAG GAGGTATTTAAGGAACGCATCGGCTACCCTCACCTGCAGGAGGTTCTGCAGAGTCACGGTCCTCCCACCCATCGGCTGTTGCAAGAGCTGCTCAACATG GCTGTGGAGGGTGACCACAGCACATGCCCACCCCCACCAATCCGCAACGAGCAGCCGGTGCTGGTGCTGACGCAGTGGCTACCAGCACTGCCCACGGCCGAGCTGCGGCTCTTCCTAGCGCAGCGCCTCCGGTGGCTGTGTGACAGCTGCCCTGCCAGCCGTGCCACCTGCGTGCAGGCGGGCCTGGTGGGCTGCCTGTTGGAGACACTCAGCATGGGAGTATCGCTGGGGGCCCGCTGCCAGGAGCAGGTGTTGGCACTGCTGCAAGCGCTGGGTCGTGTGTCATTGAGGCCCTTGGAGCTGCGTCGCTTGCTGCGCCCCCCACCAGGGCTGGACTCGGGGCCAGGTGGAGCCGAGGCTGGGAAGGCACGACACGCAGGTGCTATCATCCGCGCGTTATCAGGCATGGCCAGGCACCAGGGGCCACGTGCCCTGCGCTACTTTGACCTCACACCCAGCATGGCGGGTATCATGGTGCCCCCAGTGCAGCGGTGGCCAGGACCTGGCTTCACCTTCCATGCCTGGCTCTGTCTGCACCCCACGGATGCAGTGcttgccccagcccccacccggcAGCTCCAGCGAAAGCAGCTATACAG CTTCTTCACCAGCAGCGGCTCAGGGTTTGAGGCCTTCTTCACGGCGGCTGGGACCCTGGTGGTGGCTGTGTGCACACGGAAGGAGTACTTGACCATGAGCTTGCCCGAAGTGTCCTTCGCCGACTCTGCCTGG CACTGTGTGGCTGTCGTCCACGTGCCTGGGCGCCGGCCCTTCAGCCAGAACCTGGTCTACATCTACAAAGACGGCCATCTGGTCAAGACAGCACCCCTTCGCTGCCCCTCCCTCAGTGAG CCTTTCTCCTCCTGCTGTATCGGCTCTGCCGGGCACcgcacaaccaccaccaccaccgggCTGCCCACGCCACCAGTCCCCGCCGCCGCAGCTCAcacccacccctccctcacccGCTCCCAGTCGGTCCCAGCCTCCACAGGCCTCGGCTGGGCGTCTGGGCTGGCGGCCCCACTGCAGGAGAGCAGCATCAGCTCCACCCTTGCGGGCACACAGGACACTCGGTGGGGCAGCCCCACGTCCCTGGAGGGTGAGCTGGGGGCCGTGGCCATCTTCCATGAAGCCCTGCAGGCGGCGGCTGTGCGGAGCCTATGCGCCCTGG ggcccaaTGAGACGGCACCCTTCAAGCCCGAGGGCGAGCTGCAGGAGCTGGGCGGCAAGCTGCTTCTGCATTACTCCCCTCAG gcctgTAAGAACAACATCTGCCTGGACCTGTCCCCCAGCCACGGGCTGGATGGCCGCCTGACGGGACACAGGGTGGAGACCTGGGACGTGAAG GATGTAGTGAGCTGCGTGGGGGGCATGGGtgtcctgctgcctctgctgGACCAAGTGGCAGCGCAgccccaagaggctgaggcaggcccgGCTGAAACACATGACCTCGTGGGGCCTGAGTTGACCTCTGGCCACAACACCCAGCGCCTGCTTCTCCCCCTGGGCAAGTCTTCAG AGGAGCGCATGGAGAGGAACGGGGTGGCGGCCTTTCTGCTGATGCTGCGGAACTTCCTGCAGGGCCACGCGGTGAACCAGGACAGCCTGGTGCAGTGCCAGGGGCCTGCCATCATCGGGGCCCTCCTGCGaaag gttCCCAGCTGGGCCATGGACATGAACGTGCTCATGTCCGCCCAGCTGCTGATGGAGCAGGTGGCAGCCGAGAGCAGCAGGCCCCTCTTGTACCTGCTCTACCAGCATCTGCTCTTCAACTTTCACCTCTGGGCCTTCAGTGACTTTGCTGTCCGCCTCG GCCACATCCAGTACATGTCCAGCGTGGCCCGTGAGCACAGACAGAGGCTGTGCAAGAAGTATGGGGTCCAGTTCATCCTCGATGCCCTGCGTACCCACTACAG CCTGCAGCGGGAGCACCCCCTGGCTGCTGACGACCTGCGCACGATGCAGACGTCGCTCCTGAGCCTGGCTCGGGAGTTCCTGGTGCGGAGCATCTCAGCAGATGGCGTGCAGGTCGCACAGGTCGTGCTGAGCTTTCTGGTGGCCCCAGGTGATGATGGCCAG GTGGTGGGAGCACTGGACCTGCTGCTGGCACTGCTGCAGGGCTCCGCGGCGCAGGAGTCCTTGGCTGTCTTTCTGGTGGAGTCGGGGAACCTCGAAGTGCTGCTGGCACTGCTGGTGCGGCCAAGGCCGCTGCCTCTGCTGCATGACCGAGTCTGCAAG ATCCTGCGCAGACTGCAGCAGAACGAGCGATTACCTGACTGGGGCCGTCAGCGGCTGCGGCTGCCGGACTATGGTCTTCAGGGTCTTGTCGCCTGCCTGCCCGAGGGCACTGTCTccccccagctctgccagggcCTCTACAAGCTGTTCCTGGGGGCAG ACCGCCCGAACCTCTCAGATCTGCTGGCTGTGGTACAGCTGTCCCTCCAGGCCGACCTCAGTGTTCGCCTGGACATCTGTCGCCAG CTCTTCCACCTCATCTACAAACTCTCGGACGTAGTGCGGCTACTGGCCCAACAAGCTGGCTGGCAGGATGTCCTGACCCGGCTGTATGTCCTGGAGGCGACCACGACCACGGCTGGCAGTCCCCCACCCTTTGCCCCAGAGCCACCCACCTCcccagagccagccctgcccaaGCCACCCACTGAGTCACCTGCTGAGCCTTCAGATGTCTTCCTGCCCTCAGGGCTTTCCTGCCCCCCTGAAGCCTTTTACCACGCCCTCTCCCCATTCTGCTCGCCCTTCGACTTGGGCCTGGAACGGGCCAGCGTGGGCTCAGGCAACTCTGCTAGTGGCGGCAGCAGCAGTGGGACTCTGactccagccagccagcctggcaCACCTTCCCCGCTGGATGGTCCGCGGCCCTTCCCTGCTGCCCAAGGCCGCCACAGCTCCAGTCTCTCCAACGTGCTGGAGGACGGTAGCCTCCCGGAGCCCCCCGTTAGCGGGGATGACACCTCCAACACCAGCAACCCTCAG CAAACCTCCGAGGAGGAGTTGTGCAACCTGCTCACCAACGTGCTGTTCTCAGTGACATGGTGGGGCGTGGAGGGCACCGATGAGGCTGCCTGGCGGGAGCGTGGCCAGGTCTTCTCTGTGCTTACTCAGCTGGGGGCCTCAGCCACACTCGTGCGCCCCCCAGACTACATCAAGCGCAG cctcctggaGATGATGCTGGAGTCAGCCCTGACCGACATCAAGGGGGCCCCCGTCGGGGGCCTGGCCAGCCTCACCCAGCAGGCACTCTGGCTGCTGCGCCTGCTGCAGGACTTCCTGTGTGCCGAGGGCCACGGCAACCAGGAGCTGTGGAGTGAAAAG CTCTTTGAAGGCGTGTGCAGCCTGCTTGATCGCCTGGGAGCCTGGCCGCACCTGGCCAACGGCACAGCTGATCTCCGTGAGATGGCACAGATTGGCCTGCGGCTAGTACTAGGCTACATCCTGCTGGAAGACCCACAG CTGCATGCCCAGGCCTACGTGAAGCTACACATGCTGCTGCAGACCACAGTGCCACCCCGCCGGGAGGAGGCCTGCTATGTGCTCTCCAAGCTGGAGGCTGCACTGGGGCGGGCCCTGAACACCGCTTCCTCCAAGAAGGCCACCGAGGATACGGCGCCCCCACatgcagctgcagcagctgcagaGCGATGCTCGTGGCTGGTGCCACTGGTGCGCACGCTGCTGGACCGTGCCTATGGGCCACTGGGGCTGCAGTGGGGACTGCCTTCCCTGCCGCCCACCAATGGCAGCCCCACCTTCTTCGAGGATTTCCAGGCTTTTTGTGTCACACCTGAATGGCGCCACTTCATTGACAAGCAG GTGCAGCCCACCATGTCTCAGTTCGAAATGGACACGTACGCCAAGAGCCACGACCTCATGTCGGGCTTCTGGAACGCCTGCTATGACATGCTCATGAGCAGCGGGCAGCAGCGCCAGCGGGACCGTGCTTACAGTCGTCGGGCCTTCCAG GAGTTGGTGCTGGAACCTGCACAGCGGTCGGCGCGCCAGGAGGGACTGCGCTACTCAGTGGTGCTGAAGCAGCAGGCGGCGCAGCAGTCGACCGCCCTGCTGCACTGGGGGGCGCTGTGGCGCCAGCTCTCCAGCCCCTGCGGGGCCTGGGCGCTGAG AGACCCCCCCACCCCTCACTGGAAACTGTCCAGTGCTGAGACCTACTCACGCATGCGTCTGAAGCTGGTGCCCAACCATCGTTTCGACCCTCACCTGGAAGCTAGCGCCCTCCGCGACAATCTGG GTGAGGTTCCCCTGACACCCAGCGAGGAGGCCTCACTGCCTCTGGCAGTGACCAAAGAGGCCAAAGTGAGTACCCCTCCGGAGGAGCTGCAGGAAGACCAGCTGGGCGAGGACGAGCTGGCTGCACTGGAGACCGT GATGGAGGCGGCAGAGCTGGATGAACAGCACGAGAAGCTGGTGCTGTCGGCTGAGTGCCAGCTGGTGACGGTCGTGGCTGTGGTCCCAGGGCTGCTGGAGATCACCACACAGCACATATCTTTCTATGACGGCAGCCCTGAGCGCGTGGAAACCGAGGAGG GCCTCGGCCATGACTTCCGGCGCCCGCTGGCCCAGCTGCGTGAGGTCCACCTGCGGCGTTTCAACCTGCGCCGCTCGGCTCTGGAGCTCTTCTTCATCGATCAGGCCAACTACTTCCTCAACTTCCCGTGCAAGGGGGCCGGGACCCCGGCCTCATCTCCTTGCCAGGCTCCcaggctccagccctgccccGTCCCACACCACACCCAGGTGCGGAACCAGGTGTATTCGTGGCTCCGGCGCCTGCGGCCCCCCACTCAAGGCTACCTAAGCAGCCGCTCCCCGCAGGAGATGCTGCGTGCCTCAGGCCTCACCCAG AAATGGGTACAGCGCGAGATATCCAACTTCGAGTACTTGATGCAACTCAACACCATTGCAGGGAGGACCTACAATGACCTGTCTCAGTACCCCGTG TTTCCCTGGGTCCTGCAGGACTACGTTTCCCCAACCCTGGACCTCAGCAACCCAGCTGTCTTCCGGGACCTGTCCAAGCCCATCGGTGTGGTGAACCCCAAGCATGCTCATCTCGTGAGGGAGAA GTATGAGAGCTTTGAGGACCCGGCGGGCACCATCGACAAGTTCCACTACGGCACCCACTACTCCAACGCAGCAGGCGTGATGCACTACCTCATCCGCGTGGAGCCCTTCACCTCCCTGCACATCCAGCTGCAGAGCGGCCG CTTCGACTGCTCTGACCGGCAGTTCCACTCGGTGGCGGCAGCCTGGCAGGCGCGCCTGGAGAGTCCTGCCGACGTGAAGGAGCTCATCCCGGAGTTCTTCTACTTCCCCGACTTCCTGGAGAACCAGAACG GCTTCGACCTGGGCTGCCTCCAGCTGACCAACGAGAAGGTGGGGGACGTGGTGCTGCCCCCGTGGGCCAGCTCTCCCGAGGACTTCATCCAGCAGCACCGCCAGGCTCTG GAGTCGGAGTATGTGTCTGCTCACCTGCACGAGTGGATCGACCTCATCTTCGGCTACAAGCAGCGGGGGCCGGCGGCCGAGGAGGCCCTCAACGTCTTCTATTACTGCACCTACGAAG GGGCCGTAGACCTGGACCATGTGACGGATGAGCGGGAACGGAAAGCTCTGGAAGGCATTATCAGCAACTTTGGCCAGACTCCCTGTCAGCTGCTAAAG GAGCCGCATCCGACCCGGCTCTCGGCTGAGGAAGCAGCCCATCGCCTTGCACGTCTGGACACTAACTCACCTAGCATCTTCCAGCATCTGGACCAGCTCAAGGCTTTCTTCGCAGAA GTTGTCAGTGATGGTGTGCCCCTGGTTTTAGCCTTGGTCCCCCACCGGCAACCCCACTCCTTCATCACCCAGGGCTCCCCAGACCTGCTG GTGACCGTGAGTGCCAGTGGGCTGCTGGGCACCCACAGCTGGTTGCCCTATGACCGCAACATAAGCAACTACTTCACCTTCAGCAAAGACCCCACCATGGGCAGCCCCAA GGCGCAGCGACTGCTCAGTGGCCCGTGGGTGCCAGGCAGTGGTGTGAGTGGGCAAGCATTGGCAGTGGCCCCCGACGGAAAGCTGCTGTTCAGCGGTGGGCACTGGGATGGCAGCCTGCGAGTGACTGCGCTACCCCGTGGCAAGCTCTTGAACCAGCTCAGCCACCACCTTG ATGTAGTGACCTGCCTTGCACTGGATACCTGTGGCATCTACCTCATCTCGGGCTCCCGGGATACCACGTGCATGGTGTGGCGGCTCCTGCAGCAG GGTGGTCTGTCAGTAGGGCTGGCACCAAAGCCTGTGCAGGTCCTATACGGGcatgaggctgcggtgagctgtgtGGCCATCAGCACTGAACTCGACATGGCTGTATCTGGATCCGAG AATGGAACTGTGATCATACACACTGTACGCCGTGGCCAGTTTGTGGCAGCACTGCAGCCTCCACTTGTCACATTGCCTGGACCTGTGTCCCACCTGGCACTGGGATCTGAAGGCCAGATTGTGGTACAGAGCTCTGCATGGGAACGTCCTGGGGCCCAG GTCACCTACTCCTTGCACCTGTACTCAGTCAATGGGAGGTTGCGGGCTTCACTGCCTCTGGCAGAGCAGCCTACAGCCCTGGCGGTGACAGAGGACTTTGTGTTGCTGGGCACCGCGCAGTGTGCCCTGCACATCCTCCACCTGAACAA ACTGCTCCCGGCGGCGCCTCCCCTGCACATGAAGGTGCCCATCCGCAGTGTAGCTGTGACCAAGGAGCGCAGCCACGTGCTCGTGGGCCTGGAGGACGGCAAGCTTATTGTGGTGGGCGCAGGGCAGCCCTCCGAG GTGCGGAGCAGCCAGTTCGCGCGGAAGCTGTGGCGGTCCTCGCGGCGCATCTCCCAGGTGTCTTCGGGCGAGACGGAGTACAACCCGGGCGAGGCGCGCTGA